In a genomic window of Staphylococcus taiwanensis:
- a CDS encoding phenol-soluble modulin PSM-beta-2 — translation MEKIANAVKSAIEAGQNQDWTKLGTSILDVISNGVTELSKIFGF, via the coding sequence ATGGAAAAAATCGCAAACGCAGTAAAAAGTGCAATTGAAGCAGGACAAAATCAAGATTGGACTAAATTAGGTACAAGCATTTTAGATGTTATCTCTAATGGTGTAACAGAATTAAGTAAAATCTTTGGTTTCTAA
- a CDS encoding phenol-soluble modulin PSM-beta-3, with protein sequence MSKLVQAISDAVQAGQNQDWAKLGTSIVGIVENGVGILGKLFGF encoded by the coding sequence ATGTCAAAATTAGTACAAGCAATTTCAGATGCAGTGCAAGCAGGACAAAACCAAGACTGGGCTAAATTAGGTACAAGCATCGTAGGTATCGTAGAAAATGGTGTTGGCATTTTAGGAAAATTATTCGGTTTCTAA
- a CDS encoding phenol-soluble modulin PSM-beta-2 has translation MEKIANAVKSAIEAGQNQDWTKLGTSILDVISNGVTELSKIFGF, from the coding sequence ATGGAAAAAATCGCAAACGCAGTAAAAAGTGCAATTGAAGCAGGACAAAACCAAGATTGGACTAAATTAGGTACAAGCATTTTAGATGTTATCTCTAATGGTGTAACAGAATTAAGTAAAATCTTTGGCTTCTAA
- a CDS encoding phenol-soluble modulin PSM-beta-3 — protein MSKLVQAISDAVQAGQNQDWAKLGTSIVGIVENGVGILGKLFGF, from the coding sequence ATGTCAAAATTAGTACAAGCAATTTCAGATGCAGTACAAGCAGGACAAAACCAAGACTGGGCTAAATTAGGTACTAGCATTGTTGGTATCGTAGAAAACGGTGTTGGCATTTTAGGAAAATTATTCGGTTTCTAA